One genomic segment of Methanobrevibacter ruminantium includes these proteins:
- a CDS encoding zinc-ribbon domain-containing protein, producing the protein MAFCQNCGNEVEDGAKFCPGCGNPLDGSAPTQQEQSQGILGDIKKTGLGFKKKMDNYAHGEHINYEKPEGALYFINGLQGTLAVFEDYVEFDFSGSGIKKWQSGFGGVKKVYFHQINSIQKRDATELVNGTLEFELPGMATSKWGPTSENLITYLPKYQDEVNKIYDFVNDKILAINQGKSQPTQVVQNEVSPMAKLKEAKELLDMGVISQEEFDEIKAKCLEQM; encoded by the coding sequence ATGGCATTTTGTCAAAATTGTGGAAATGAAGTTGAGGATGGGGCTAAATTCTGTCCAGGTTGTGGAAATCCTTTAGACGGTTCAGCACCAACTCAGCAAGAACAAAGCCAAGGTATTTTGGGAGACATCAAAAAAACAGGTTTAGGCTTTAAGAAGAAAATGGATAATTATGCTCATGGTGAGCATATAAATTATGAAAAGCCGGAAGGTGCATTGTATTTCATCAATGGATTGCAAGGAACCCTGGCTGTATTTGAAGACTATGTCGAATTCGATTTCTCAGGAAGCGGAATCAAGAAATGGCAAAGCGGTTTCGGTGGAGTGAAAAAAGTATATTTCCATCAAATCAACAGTATTCAAAAAAGGGATGCGACTGAACTTGTTAACGGTACACTCGAATTTGAGCTTCCAGGAATGGCAACAAGCAAATGGGGTCCTACAAGTGAAAATCTGATCACTTACCTTCCAAAGTATCAGGATGAGGTAAATAAGATCTATGACTTTGTGAATGATAAGATCTTAGCTATCAACCAAGGCAAATCCCAACCTACCCAAGTGGTTCAAAATGAGGTTAGCCCTATGGCTAAACTCAAAGAGGCTAAAGAGCTTTTGGATATGGGTGTAATAAGCCAAGAGGAATTTGATGAAATAAAGGCTAAGTGCTTGGAACAGATGTAA
- the thsA gene encoding thermosome subunit alpha: MAQINQPRYILRDDTERFQGNQALRMNIFASQILASIVRTTLGPKGMDKMLVDKKMGDVVVTNDGATILQEMDIAHPAAKMLVEIARKQENVVGDGTTTVVIIAGELLKKAMELYEDGTAIPTILIGYRLAVAKAMEILYSISTDARDPDTLFGIAKTAMTGKGSDYAKDELADLLVQAALKVEEGEKLDKSLIKIHRINGGSVEDSLIVDGIYIDQGRANEAMPEEMHDAKIALMKYPLELKDLENAKVDFTDPLQMQAFLDSEQETLKEIADKIIDSGCNVLFCQKGIDDVVQHHLSKAGIMAFKRVKNTDVKRIMKATGAELITNIEDLTPEVLGKAGYIHQEKVFDQIITFIEECEDPKASSILIRGSTRHVSSEIERAMEDALGVVAATVEDGKVVYGGGAPEIEIARQLRTYANTISGREQIAVNAFADALEIVPRTLSENAGLNTIDLLVELRAAHEDNINMGLDVFEGKVVDMKEAGVVEPQRVKKQAIQAAQEACEMILRIDDLVAAAGALQKVDPDENLDHSGMPPAPGMGGMGGMPPMM, from the coding sequence ATGGCACAAATTAATCAACCTAGGTATATTTTACGTGATGATACTGAAAGATTTCAAGGAAATCAAGCTTTAAGAATGAATATTTTTGCAAGTCAAATTTTAGCAAGCATTGTAAGAACCACTCTCGGTCCAAAAGGAATGGATAAAATGTTAGTGGATAAGAAAATGGGTGATGTGGTTGTAACCAATGATGGAGCAACTATTTTACAGGAAATGGATATTGCACACCCTGCCGCAAAAATGCTTGTGGAAATTGCAAGAAAACAAGAAAATGTAGTTGGAGACGGAACCACTACAGTTGTAATCATTGCTGGTGAATTGCTTAAGAAAGCAATGGAATTATATGAAGATGGAACTGCAATCCCAACCATTCTCATTGGATACAGATTAGCAGTTGCAAAAGCAATGGAAATCTTATATAGCATTTCAACCGATGCAAGAGACCCAGACACATTATTTGGAATTGCAAAAACCGCAATGACAGGTAAAGGTTCAGATTATGCTAAAGATGAACTTGCAGACTTGCTTGTTCAAGCTGCATTGAAAGTTGAAGAAGGAGAAAAATTAGACAAATCACTCATTAAAATCCACAGAATCAATGGTGGAAGTGTAGAGGACTCCTTAATTGTTGACGGTATCTATATTGACCAAGGTAGAGCTAATGAAGCTATGCCTGAAGAAATGCATGATGCTAAAATCGCTTTAATGAAATATCCTTTAGAATTGAAAGATTTGGAAAACGCTAAAGTTGACTTCACTGACCCATTGCAAATGCAGGCTTTCCTTGACAGTGAACAGGAAACCTTGAAGGAAATTGCTGATAAGATTATCGATTCAGGATGTAATGTATTGTTCTGTCAAAAAGGTATTGATGATGTAGTGCAACATCACTTATCCAAAGCTGGAATCATGGCTTTCAAGAGAGTTAAAAACACTGACGTAAAAAGAATCATGAAAGCTACCGGTGCTGAACTCATTACCAATATTGAAGACTTGACTCCTGAAGTATTAGGTAAGGCAGGTTACATACACCAAGAAAAGGTCTTTGACCAAATCATTACCTTCATTGAAGAATGTGAAGACCCTAAAGCAAGTTCCATTTTAATCCGTGGAAGTACCAGACACGTTTCCTCTGAAATCGAAAGGGCTATGGAAGATGCATTAGGTGTAGTTGCAGCTACTGTTGAAGATGGGAAAGTAGTATATGGTGGAGGAGCTCCTGAAATTGAAATTGCAAGACAACTCAGAACCTACGCCAATACAATCAGCGGAAGAGAGCAAATAGCTGTAAATGCATTTGCAGACGCTTTGGAAATCGTACCAAGAACCTTATCTGAAAATGCAGGTTTAAACACCATTGACTTATTAGTGGAACTTAGAGCAGCTCATGAAGATAACATAAATATGGGATTGGATGTATTTGAAGGTAAAGTTGTAGATATGAAAGAAGCTGGTGTTGTTGAGCCGCAAAGAGTCAAAAAGCAAGCTATTCAAGCAGCTCAAGAAGCTTGTGAAATGATCTTGCGTATTGACGATTTGGTTGCAGCAGCTGGTGCACTTCAAAAAGTCGACCCCGATGAAAACTTAGATCACAGTGGTATGCCTCCTGCTCCTGGTATGGGTGGAATGGGTGGAATGCCTCCTATGATGTAG
- a CDS encoding flavodoxin: protein MSSIVIYFSRSGENYFGGELKNIEKGNTEVIAEYIQELDNADLFKVEPADEYPDDYMKCIDVAKKEQQSDARPEIKETLDSIDAYDTVYIGFPNWWGTLPMPMFTQLEQLDFKGKTVKPFVTHEGSDFGSSQKDLKKLCEGALIKKGLSIPGANVYDSKDAVKSWINE, encoded by the coding sequence ATGTCAAGTATTGTAATTTATTTTTCTAGAAGTGGTGAAAACTACTTTGGTGGAGAACTTAAAAACATTGAAAAAGGAAACACAGAAGTGATTGCAGAATACATTCAGGAATTGGATAATGCAGACTTATTCAAAGTTGAACCTGCAGATGAATATCCTGATGATTACATGAAATGCATTGATGTTGCTAAAAAGGAACAGCAATCAGATGCAAGACCTGAAATCAAGGAAACCTTAGATAGCATAGATGCATATGACACTGTATATATCGGTTTTCCAAACTGGTGGGGAACATTGCCAATGCCTATGTTTACCCAATTGGAGCAATTGGATTTTAAAGGAAAAACAGTTAAGCCTTTTGTAACCCATGAAGGTTCCGATTTCGGTTCATCACAAAAAGACTTGAAAAAATTGTGCGAAGGAGCTCTAATCAAAAAAGGATTATCAATTCCTGGTGCTAATGTATATGATTCAAAAGATGCTGTAAAATCATGGATTAATGAATAA
- a CDS encoding transcriptional regulator gives MNNEKLMEIVGFVKVSPYRTKTLKFIGEGLKMPSEVAKHLDIRTSHASNVLSSLKKQGLVICINEKVKKGRLYQNTDLAKEVLKYLE, from the coding sequence ATGAATAATGAAAAATTAATGGAGATTGTAGGATTTGTAAAAGTGTCTCCATATAGGACAAAAACTTTGAAATTCATAGGAGAAGGGCTTAAGATGCCCTCAGAAGTAGCCAAACATCTTGACATCAGAACAAGTCACGCATCTAATGTATTAAGCTCATTGAAAAAGCAAGGATTGGTCATCTGCATAAATGAAAAAGTGAAAAAGGGCAGGCTATATCAAAATACAGATTTGGCAAAAGAGGTCTTGAAGTATTTAGAGTGA
- a CDS encoding zinc-ribbon domain-containing protein codes for MIKCSECGGELEQTADFCPNCGTKVDKSAVVKEEIQPVPSQNTKFCSNCGAKIDVKAEICPKCGVRVAGASEQKSPFFALILSFLFPGLGQFYNGHSKKGIILVVGAIVSVILYVILIGAILYLLIWIYGLYDAYKSAEAINNGVNVPDEISLNF; via the coding sequence ATGATAAAATGCAGTGAATGTGGTGGTGAACTGGAGCAAACAGCTGATTTCTGTCCAAATTGTGGAACAAAGGTGGACAAATCTGCAGTAGTGAAAGAAGAGATTCAACCGGTTCCAAGTCAAAACACCAAATTTTGTTCCAACTGTGGTGCAAAGATTGATGTCAAGGCAGAAATTTGCCCTAAATGCGGAGTCAGGGTTGCAGGGGCATCTGAGCAAAAAAGCCCATTTTTCGCTTTGATATTGTCTTTCCTTTTCCCAGGTTTGGGACAATTTTATAATGGGCATTCTAAAAAGGGAATCATCCTCGTCGTTGGAGCTATTGTCTCCGTTATATTATATGTGATTTTAATCGGTGCAATTTTATACTTGCTCATATGGATTTATGGATTATATGACGCTTATAAATCAGCAGAAGCAATCAACAATGGAGTAAATGTTCCTGATGAGATTTCCTTAAATTTCTAG
- a CDS encoding M48 family metallopeptidase → MIKKDDRSPINPFTGKEHYDTVDDDKFLKEIFGYYYQELSKYQILDESPQGQLTIQIATKLIRTVEEFLYKIGRYDYVDGYYEWEVHLIANDCINATCHAGGKITVYSGILSVANTEERLAFILAHEMAHALLDHSRTKISARQTKEGLASAAWLGSFALDLFGMGEIGSMARAATNVVNVGSEYFLMQPWGRDQEYEADKLGMLIAHLAGYDISHVPKFWMEFTGSNARGFDFFSTHPADDKRIAVMIETEEEIINTDDFYSRPILSETPKPKDEYNPYVETNGTQIPQDLGDNNKDSTISLGDIIAQTNMETVPQASALTGVKSRGNSGNISTGFIVPNDYKTCPNCNRQVDSNAKFCMSCGFNLEELKCPSCGARVKKEDSFCMNCGNRLESESICSSCGSKVKKGNNFCTFCGNKLN, encoded by the coding sequence ATGATTAAAAAAGATGACCGAAGTCCGATAAATCCGTTTACAGGTAAAGAGCATTACGATACGGTGGATGATGACAAGTTCCTAAAGGAAATATTTGGCTATTATTATCAGGAACTGAGCAAATATCAGATATTGGATGAAAGTCCGCAAGGTCAACTGACTATTCAAATTGCAACAAAGCTAATCCGTACCGTTGAGGAATTCCTATATAAGATTGGCAGATATGATTATGTTGACGGCTACTATGAATGGGAAGTTCACTTAATTGCAAATGACTGCATCAATGCCACCTGTCATGCAGGTGGAAAGATTACAGTTTACTCTGGAATTCTATCAGTTGCAAATACAGAAGAGAGGTTAGCATTTATTTTAGCTCATGAGATGGCTCATGCATTGCTTGACCATAGCAGAACAAAGATAAGTGCCCGTCAGACCAAGGAAGGGCTTGCTTCAGCAGCTTGGTTAGGTAGTTTTGCATTGGATCTTTTCGGAATGGGCGAAATTGGAAGCATGGCCAGAGCCGCGACAAATGTTGTGAATGTAGGTTCCGAATATTTCCTGATGCAGCCTTGGGGAAGGGATCAGGAATACGAAGCTGATAAATTGGGGATGTTGATAGCCCATTTGGCTGGATATGACATTAGTCACGTTCCCAAATTTTGGATGGAGTTTACTGGATCCAACGCAAGAGGATTTGATTTCTTTTCAACACACCCTGCAGATGACAAAAGAATTGCAGTGATGATTGAAACTGAAGAGGAGATCATCAACACCGATGATTTCTATAGCAGACCCATCCTATCTGAAACACCTAAACCAAAGGATGAATACAATCCATATGTTGAAACAAATGGAACTCAGATACCTCAAGATCTTGGAGATAATAATAAGGATTCCACCATTAGTTTGGGAGATATCATTGCTCAAACAAATATGGAAACGGTACCTCAAGCTTCAGCCTTAACCGGCGTCAAATCAAGAGGTAATTCAGGTAATATAAGCACTGGATTCATAGTTCCGAATGACTACAAGACTTGCCCTAATTGCAATAGGCAAGTAGATTCTAATGCTAAATTCTGCATGTCCTGTGGATTTAACTTGGAAGAGCTTAAATGTCCATCATGTGGTGCAAGGGTTAAGAAAGAGGATTCCTTCTGCATGAACTGTGGAAACAGATTGGAAAGTGAATCAATATGCTCTTCCTGTGGTTCTAAGGTGAAAAAGGGAAATAACTTTTGTACATTCTGTGGAAATAAATTGAATTGA
- a CDS encoding class I SAM-dependent methyltransferase — translation MNLEGVEKTMLLTLYTKAKHSQKKNHKFFDFKAIDVISEIDYDFSIADKDYQMQWGVISRTIVLDDMVSKYIRSHPRCTVVNIASGMDTRYNRLDNGIIKWYNVDLENSARFRLNYIKDSSRVKTLAYSAMDPSWVSEIEESDDVLFIIEGLSMYLTEDDNKRILDIIDENFKSCTVFTEIMPPVSVKNVKEKSVEEMDAKFIWGVQEGHELLKLNSNFKWVKDVNLFDGMNVYKPFTKLFTWIPFIRNRMDYIAVLEK, via the coding sequence ATGAATTTAGAAGGTGTAGAAAAAACAATGCTTTTGACTTTATACACTAAAGCCAAGCATTCCCAAAAGAAAAATCACAAATTTTTTGACTTTAAGGCAATAGATGTAATTTCTGAAATTGATTATGACTTTTCCATAGCAGATAAGGACTATCAAATGCAATGGGGAGTGATTTCAAGAACTATCGTCTTGGATGATATGGTTTCAAAATATATCCGCTCACATCCCAGATGCACAGTAGTGAATATTGCTTCTGGAATGGACACCAGATACAATCGATTGGACAATGGAATAATCAAATGGTATAATGTTGATTTGGAAAATTCAGCAAGGTTCAGACTGAATTATATTAAGGACAGCAGTAGGGTAAAGACATTGGCATATTCAGCGATGGATCCATCATGGGTCAGTGAAATAGAAGAAAGTGATGATGTTTTGTTCATAATTGAGGGATTGTCAATGTATCTTACTGAAGATGACAATAAGAGGATTCTGGACATAATTGATGAAAATTTCAAGTCATGCACTGTATTCACTGAAATAATGCCTCCGGTTTCAGTAAAGAATGTTAAGGAGAAATCAGTAGAGGAAATGGATGCCAAATTCATTTGGGGGGTTCAAGAAGGTCATGAGCTTTTAAAATTGAATTCCAACTTCAAATGGGTAAAGGATGTAAATCTTTTTGATGGGATGAATGTATATAAGCCATTCACTAAGCTATTTACTTGGATTCCATTTATAAGAAACAGAATGGATTATATTGCTGTTTTGGAAAAATAA